A stretch of the Veillonella parvula DSM 2008 genome encodes the following:
- a CDS encoding ABC transporter ATP-binding protein, with the protein MLEVKNMVKTFFKGTINEKTALQGINLRLEEGDFCTVIGGNGAGKSTLLNSIAGVFPVDEGSITINDIDVTKMPEYKRAKYIGRVFQDPMVGTAGNMQIEENLILAMRRGKSLGLKWAFKDSEQAFFKERLALLGLGLEERLSARMGLLSGGQRQSITLLMATMLRPELLLLDEHTAALDPKTAENVLQLTDKLVAEHNLTTLMITHNMRDALRFGNRLIMMDAGRIIYDVKGEEKKQLTVADLLQKFEVAGENALSDRMVLGAK; encoded by the coding sequence ATGTTAGAAGTAAAAAATATGGTAAAAACCTTCTTTAAGGGCACAATTAATGAAAAGACTGCATTACAAGGCATCAACCTTCGCCTAGAAGAAGGAGATTTCTGTACTGTAATCGGTGGTAATGGTGCTGGTAAAAGTACTTTACTAAACTCCATCGCCGGTGTATTCCCAGTAGATGAAGGCTCCATTACAATTAATGATATTGATGTAACAAAAATGCCAGAATACAAGCGTGCTAAATACATTGGCCGTGTATTCCAAGATCCTATGGTAGGTACTGCTGGTAATATGCAAATTGAAGAAAACTTGATTCTTGCTATGCGCCGTGGTAAAAGCTTAGGCCTTAAATGGGCTTTCAAAGATAGCGAACAAGCATTCTTTAAGGAACGCCTTGCATTATTAGGTTTAGGACTTGAAGAACGTTTATCTGCTCGTATGGGCCTACTATCTGGTGGTCAACGCCAATCTATTACATTATTAATGGCTACCATGCTTCGTCCAGAGCTTTTGCTATTGGATGAGCATACTGCGGCACTTGACCCTAAGACTGCAGAAAATGTATTGCAACTAACAGATAAACTTGTTGCAGAGCATAATCTAACAACTCTTATGATTACTCATAATATGCGTGATGCATTGCGCTTTGGTAATCGCCTCATCATGATGGACGCTGGTCGAATTATCTATGATGTAAAAGGAGAAGAAAAGAAACAATTAACTGTTGCGGACTTACTTCAAAAGTTTGAGGTAGCTGGTGAAAATGCACTGAGCGACCGCATGGTGCTAGGTGCTAAATAA
- the rpsO gene encoding 30S ribosomal protein S15, whose protein sequence is MLTTEAKLTVIKEYATHEGDTGSPEVQVAILTSRIQYLTEHLKEHKKDHHSRRGLLKLVGQRRNMLDYLRRKDIERYRSLIERLGLRK, encoded by the coding sequence ATGTTAACTACAGAAGCTAAATTAACAGTAATTAAAGAATACGCTACTCATGAAGGTGACACTGGTTCTCCAGAAGTACAAGTTGCGATTTTAACAAGTCGCATTCAATACTTAACTGAGCACTTGAAAGAGCACAAAAAAGACCATCATTCCCGTCGTGGTTTGTTGAAATTGGTTGGTCAACGCCGTAACATGCTTGACTACCTTCGTCGTAAAGATATCGAACGTTATCGTTCTCTTATTGAACGCCTTGGTCTTCGTAAATAA
- a CDS encoding polyribonucleotide nucleotidyltransferase, translating to MEQFQMDLAGRTLTIETGELAKQAGGAVMVGYGDTRVLVTATGSKEAKDIDFFPLTVDYEEKMYAVGRLPGGFIKREARPPESAILNSRLIDRPIRPLFNKGVRNEVHVVATVMSVDQDCDPAICGMIGASAALSISDVPWNGPIAGVRMGRINGEFVVNPTKAQLEETDLNIVVAGTKDAILMVEGGAEEVPEDIILEVIMAAHEEIKKIVAFQEDMTAKVGKEKRVFECKDVPVEISDAVRAYGHDKLDAAVRCADKQQRDAQENEVRADVLAHFEEIYPDNLADVNKAFDAMTKEIVRHMITVEKIRPDGRQLDEVRPISCRTGVLPRTHGSGLFTRGQTQVLNVITVAPLSEKQTIDGLGVETEKRYIHHYNFPSFSVGETRSSRGPGRREIGHGALAERALVPVIPSEEDFPYALRLVSEVLESNGSSSMASVCGSTLSLMDAGVPIKAPVAGIAMGLVTQGEHYTILTDIQGMEDALGDMDFKVAGTAKGVTAIQMDIKISGLSREILQEALEQAHKGRMHIMGIMLDTIAEPRQQMSQYAPRIITMKIDPDKIRDVIGSGGKVIRSIIEETGAKIDIEDDGTVFIASVEQEGAAKAQEIITNLTKEVEVGEVYLGKVTRLMAFGAFVEVLPGKEGLVHISKLAKERVENVEDVVSVGDEIMVKVIEIDKQGRVNLSRKDCLK from the coding sequence ATGGAACAATTCCAAATGGACCTAGCTGGTCGTACGCTTACGATTGAAACTGGGGAACTTGCAAAACAAGCTGGCGGTGCCGTAATGGTTGGTTATGGCGATACTCGTGTACTCGTTACTGCTACAGGCTCTAAAGAGGCGAAGGATATTGACTTCTTCCCACTTACAGTAGACTATGAAGAAAAAATGTATGCGGTTGGTCGTTTACCAGGGGGCTTCATTAAACGTGAAGCACGCCCACCTGAGTCTGCGATTTTGAATAGCCGTTTGATTGACCGTCCTATTCGTCCATTATTTAATAAAGGTGTACGTAACGAAGTACACGTAGTAGCAACAGTTATGTCTGTGGACCAAGATTGTGATCCAGCCATTTGTGGTATGATTGGTGCTTCTGCGGCATTGTCTATTTCTGATGTTCCTTGGAATGGTCCTATTGCAGGCGTTCGTATGGGACGTATCAATGGTGAATTTGTTGTAAATCCAACGAAAGCACAATTAGAAGAAACAGATCTTAATATCGTTGTGGCTGGTACTAAAGATGCTATCCTCATGGTTGAAGGTGGCGCTGAAGAAGTACCGGAAGATATCATTCTTGAAGTTATCATGGCAGCTCACGAAGAAATCAAAAAAATCGTAGCATTCCAAGAAGATATGACTGCAAAAGTAGGTAAGGAAAAACGCGTATTTGAATGTAAAGATGTTCCTGTTGAAATCAGTGATGCAGTTCGTGCCTATGGTCATGATAAACTTGATGCTGCAGTTCGTTGTGCAGATAAACAACAACGTGATGCACAAGAAAATGAAGTACGTGCAGATGTATTAGCTCACTTTGAAGAGATCTACCCAGATAACTTGGCTGATGTAAATAAAGCATTTGATGCAATGACAAAAGAAATCGTGCGTCATATGATTACTGTTGAAAAAATCCGTCCAGATGGCCGTCAACTTGATGAAGTTCGTCCAATCTCTTGCCGTACAGGTGTATTACCACGTACACATGGCTCTGGCTTGTTTACACGTGGTCAAACTCAAGTGTTGAATGTCATAACAGTAGCGCCTTTATCCGAAAAACAAACCATCGATGGCCTTGGTGTTGAAACTGAAAAACGTTATATCCATCATTATAATTTCCCATCTTTCTCCGTAGGGGAAACTCGTTCTTCCCGTGGCCCTGGGCGTCGTGAAATTGGTCATGGTGCGTTGGCTGAACGCGCGTTGGTACCTGTGATTCCAAGTGAAGAGGATTTCCCATATGCTTTGCGTTTAGTATCTGAAGTATTGGAATCTAATGGTTCTAGCTCCATGGCTTCCGTATGTGGTTCTACATTATCTTTGATGGATGCTGGTGTACCTATTAAAGCGCCTGTAGCTGGTATCGCTATGGGTCTTGTAACTCAAGGGGAACACTATACAATTTTAACAGATATTCAAGGCATGGAAGATGCTCTCGGAGATATGGACTTTAAAGTTGCTGGTACAGCTAAAGGCGTAACAGCAATTCAAATGGATATCAAGATTTCTGGATTATCCCGTGAAATCCTTCAAGAAGCATTAGAACAAGCTCACAAAGGTCGTATGCATATCATGGGTATCATGCTTGATACAATTGCTGAACCACGTCAACAAATGTCCCAATACGCTCCACGTATTATTACAATGAAAATTGATCCTGATAAGATTCGTGACGTAATCGGTTCTGGCGGTAAAGTAATTCGCAGTATTATCGAAGAAACAGGCGCTAAAATTGACATAGAAGATGATGGTACAGTATTTATCGCCTCTGTAGAACAAGAAGGGGCTGCAAAAGCTCAAGAAATTATTACAAACCTTACTAAAGAGGTTGAAGTAGGTGAAGTATATCTTGGTAAAGTAACTCGTCTAATGGCTTTTGGCGCATTTGTAGAAGTATTACCAGGTAAGGAAGGTCTTGTACATATTTCTAAACTCGCGAAAGAACGCGTTGAAAATGTAGAAGACGTAGTAAGTGTAGGGGATGAAATCATGGTAAAAGTTATCGAAATCGATAAACAAGGACGTGTGAATTTGTCCCGTAAAGATTGTTTAAAATAA
- the dut gene encoding dUTP diphosphatase, with protein MDIRGFEVVSAFEEQDINLPTRKTTESAGYDIECAEAVTLEPGQVVLVPTGIKAFMAYDEYLAIHIRSSMAIKRHLALVNSTGIIDSDYYNNEDNEGHIMIALLNFGKEIVTLDKGERVAQGIFSKYLITNDDDATGVRTGGIGSTGTM; from the coding sequence ATGGATATTCGCGGCTTTGAAGTAGTTTCTGCTTTTGAAGAACAAGATATCAACTTACCAACACGTAAAACAACTGAAAGCGCAGGTTATGATATTGAATGTGCTGAAGCTGTTACTTTAGAACCTGGTCAAGTGGTTTTGGTGCCAACGGGTATTAAAGCTTTTATGGCATACGATGAATATCTTGCCATTCACATTCGTTCTAGTATGGCTATTAAACGTCATCTGGCACTTGTGAATAGCACAGGTATTATCGATAGTGATTACTACAATAATGAGGACAATGAAGGTCATATTATGATTGCCCTTCTAAACTTTGGCAAAGAAATAGTTACCCTTGATAAAGGGGAACGCGTTGCTCAAGGTATATTCTCTAAATACCTTATTACAAACGATGATGATGCTACAGGTGTAAGAACTGGTGGCATTGGAAGCACCGGGACTATGTAA
- a CDS encoding class I SAM-dependent methyltransferase, whose protein sequence is MKQESKQNKNVGTSVTGNDIETTQNTMHVLDENKVLKKSYEDVVYISQPFGATSLNTLAARALLFGLNPVSLKKARVLELGCSFGGNIISQALYYPEASFTGIDLSSSQIKMGNELIASMGLTNIHLIEKDILDIDESFGIFDYIIVHGIWSWVPDVVKDKILSICNKNLSDNGVAYVSYNTYPGWKRLEQYREIMQYAEQKELELPLMERTLYTKNILKLVADTMGMDNRISQKASYKIDNIQNVLSSNDYYVAHEYLEPFNDPVYVHEFIKRANDQGCAYIGDVFLSRSFISWLPEDIHDNIAQLANDDYIAKEQYYDYIYDTQFRMSLLTKNKHTKKIVRNERVSIDVLSKLYYCSVVNTGIPSNMTDSIHIAIKEVMDRGDIFTIQDIVDHIHRKLPGYTIEMDRVYSRLLYLIIVDNLDMYAEPYERVAFEDNKVYIPQRFIDFISTIVEKEGSSYIGIGDMYNKVQQDIDNGFLFVIKQMVEPTTREKILAIMDDNITVQRHTRDNIDFIVPNKVYLEEILQRIRMLGFLHKIED, encoded by the coding sequence ATGAAACAGGAGTCTAAACAAAATAAGAACGTAGGTACATCAGTTACGGGGAATGACATTGAGACTACACAAAATACCATGCATGTATTGGATGAGAATAAGGTTCTTAAAAAGAGTTATGAAGATGTAGTATATATTTCTCAACCTTTTGGGGCGACCTCATTGAACACATTAGCAGCGCGAGCTTTGTTATTTGGATTAAATCCTGTATCTTTAAAAAAGGCTCGTGTCCTTGAGCTCGGATGTTCGTTTGGTGGAAATATTATTTCCCAAGCTTTATATTATCCTGAAGCATCTTTTACGGGCATCGATTTATCGTCTTCCCAGATTAAGATGGGAAATGAACTGATTGCGTCGATGGGACTTACCAATATACATTTGATTGAGAAGGATATTCTGGATATTGATGAATCGTTCGGTATTTTTGACTATATTATTGTACATGGTATTTGGTCCTGGGTTCCAGATGTGGTAAAAGATAAAATTCTATCTATCTGTAATAAGAATTTATCTGATAACGGTGTAGCTTATGTATCGTATAATACCTATCCTGGATGGAAACGATTAGAGCAGTATCGAGAAATCATGCAATATGCAGAGCAAAAAGAGTTAGAGCTACCGTTGATGGAACGGACTTTATATACGAAGAATATATTGAAACTTGTAGCTGATACGATGGGGATGGATAATCGGATAAGTCAAAAAGCGAGCTATAAAATTGATAATATCCAAAATGTGTTAAGCTCTAACGATTATTATGTGGCCCATGAATATTTAGAGCCTTTTAATGATCCTGTATATGTACATGAATTTATAAAACGTGCCAATGACCAAGGTTGTGCATATATAGGGGATGTATTTCTTTCACGATCTTTCATAAGTTGGTTACCGGAGGATATTCACGATAATATAGCTCAATTGGCAAATGATGATTATATTGCAAAAGAGCAATATTATGATTACATTTATGATACGCAGTTTAGAATGTCCCTGTTAACGAAAAATAAACATACTAAAAAAATTGTTCGTAATGAACGAGTTAGTATAGATGTATTATCAAAATTATATTATTGCAGCGTTGTTAATACAGGTATTCCTTCCAATATGACGGATAGTATCCATATTGCTATTAAAGAGGTTATGGATCGGGGTGATATATTTACTATTCAGGATATAGTAGATCATATACATAGAAAGCTACCTGGTTATACTATAGAAATGGACAGAGTTTATTCTCGTTTACTATATTTAATCATTGTAGATAATCTTGATATGTATGCCGAACCATATGAAAGAGTTGCTTTTGAAGATAATAAGGTGTATATACCTCAACGTTTTATAGATTTTATTTCTACTATAGTAGAAAAGGAAGGCAGCTCCTATATTGGTATAGGCGACATGTACAATAAAGTACAACAAGATATAGATAATGGATTTCTCTTTGTAATAAAGCAAATGGTGGAGCCTACAACAAGAGAAAAGATTCTTGCTATTATGGATGACAATATTACAGTTCAGCGTCATACGCGGGATAATATTGATTTTATTGTTCCTAATAAAGTGTACTTAGAGGAAATTTTACAACGTATAAGAATGCTCGGGTTTTTACATAAAATAGAAGATTAG